The Arachis duranensis cultivar V14167 chromosome 9, aradu.V14167.gnm2.J7QH, whole genome shotgun sequence genomic sequence ATGTTAATTCTAAACAGGTCATAAGGATTCTGTATCTAGTTTAGCTTTTAGCCACGATGGACAGTTTCTTGCTTCGGGATGTTTAGGTGGAATTGTTCAAGTATGGGATGTTTTGGGAAATCTGAAAGGCACACTGGAGGGTCCTAGAGGGGGAATTGAGGTAAAAGAGGTTGTTCTTTTTGTTGCTTGTTATTCTGTGTTATTACAAAAATTCATTCGATATGATATCTTTCAGTGGCTTAGATGGCATCCGAGAGGACACATACTCTTAGCTGGTTCAGAGGATTCCACTGTTTGGATGTGGAATGCTGAAAGAGCTGCTTTTGCTAATATGTTTGTTGGTCATGGTGCTAGTGTGACCTGTGGTGATTTTACTCCTGATGGTGAGACCTTCTTTTGTTCTTAGCGCATTTTCTTCTATAGGTTCATATTAATGTTATGCTGTGTTTTAAAAGTCTCAATATTGTCTTACTTGGTGCCTTAGGGAAAATAATATGTACCGGTTCAGAGGACGCAACTTTGAGAATCTCTTCTCTTCAGcgtgcttctttggcttttatctTTACTTAGCCTTGTAAACTATGATTTACAGGACACCCGTATCATGCTGAGGGACTAACATGCTTGTCAATAAGTTCATCATCAACCCTTGCCCTTACCGGTTCCGGTGCCAATCCCGATTCCAGTTCCAAGTATGGATCTGGATCTGCTCATATTGTGAATATCTCTACTGGGAAGGTATATATCATTAGGTTTCATTGTGTTTGATAACCGTACACTGTTTTCATCATTCAACTTGTCTTCTTCTGTGTCTTTGTCTTGGTTTTTGATTTCTCACTAATTAGATAAATCTTTTGGCCATGTCATAATAAAGTAATGTTTTTAAAACTTTCTTCATGTGGtttcaattttataaatttgagATGCTACTTAACTCCACTGAGTTAATAGTTGCTCAAAGTAAAATTTCATCATAAATTCGTCTTATCCAATTATTGATTCCAAATACCTTCATCCAAAGAATGATAATCTCTGATGTCACTTAAAATGATTTGAGTGGATAGGAAGCTTTTGAGGGAATACTGTTGGCCCATGGAGTCATATGGTCTCTCAACAGCTAATGGGAGCCAGCTTGTGAAAACATGGTCTCTCAAAGAGAATTGAGCAAGAGCAGTTCCTCAcaattattagttaatttacTTGAAATTATGTTTTCACAATAGCAAGGTCAGTCTAAGCAATGCTCTATTCGACATCAATTGGTAGCTATCTGCTAGCTAATCCCCTGTATGGCTCAAGATTGGCATGTTGTGTTATGCTCAGATATATGAGATCTTAACTATTTGGTGGATTTGTTCAtggaaatttatttattagaaatGTGGCTTGGTGATTCTCTTCCCTAGCAACTAGCAAGATGATGAGAGTTAGAAAATCTTTGATCCAACTATATTTGGCTTTGGTAAAAGTATAGTTCTTCGTAAACCTATGTCCTTGCATAATAGCCCTGTAGTAATGGTGTAATTGTGTATGACTCAAACCCAAACACTTTCAATATTTATCCATTGTTCTGTTTGTCTCTGCCACTGCATTTTTTTtcgtaattattaatttttaattctttgtTTAAGGAGTTTAAGCATTTAAATTCAGTTTTCTGCAAGCTCTCTAAGAAGCATGAGTATTGTGGTTGACAGGTTATTAATACCCCGATTTCTCATTCAGGGTCCATTGAATGTGTTGGCTTTTCACCAAGGTATGTACTATTAACCTTTCATGGCCCGTGTTTGTGCTTTGCTGCATGATTGGAATTAGTTTAGAGAACAATACCTCACTCTAGACAGAATTATTGtttacatataaaataaaatctgtgATCATTAAATAATTCCATGAACCAAAGCAAAGTGGCTTGACTTAGTTTCTGAGTAAAGCAGTTTTTTTGACATAATTCCATCTTATAAATATCTGATGTGCTGGTTGATGTTGTCACTCGCCATATAACCATAAAGTAACTTGCTCCATTGAATTGTGGTAGTGATTCCTGGGCTGCAATTGGGGGATTGGATAAAAAACTTGTCATCTGGGATGTAGAACATTCCTTATCCCGTTCCACTTGTAACCATGAGGTTTGTATGAATTCTGCTTTGTGCAAATGCAAGCTTGCATATCTAGGAACAAACCAAGCTCTGTTTGCAGCTATACTTTGACTGTATGTGTGATAGAAGGAACCTCACCATGTGAACAGGGTGGAGTGACATGTTTGGCGTGGCTTGATGCTTCGAATTTGGCCACTGGATGCTCGGATGGAAATGTAAGATTATGGGACAGCCGGTCCGGTGAATGCACAACCACATTCCGGGGGCATTCAAATGCCATTTATGCTCTCTGTGTGTCTGCTGATAACAAGTACCTTGTTTCGGCTTCATACGATGGAACAGCTCGTGTCTTTGAGCTTGGCAGTTAGTAGTAATCATCAAGCAAATCCCCCTCTCGGCCAGCCTGCCCGTTTATTTGTTGGGGCGGGATTTATTTTAAAGGAAAGATTTTTACTTATTATTGTTTATGGTAGGAGTTAAAAGTCGTtgcttaaattaaatatttacagTTGTGTAGCCTATGGTTTGAAAAAGCTACCAGTTCAAAAGATAAAGGAATGCAATCCTAAAATTTTGGAGTTCAATCCTAAAGTAAACATAGCTTTTGAAAGGATTGTAAGATATTAATTTTGTTCTAGAAATTTAGGAGTTCAATTCTTCTCCAATTTGGTTTTGAACAAAGAGTAAGTAGCTGAAATTTTCAAAGTAAACTCAAGAAAACTATGGAATGTACCAAGTAATTTCCAATATACTTCCGGCGACAAAGTCTAACGGAAAAGGATTCTTGCAATTTTTGGTCAACGTGGAGGAAAGTTGATTTTTTTAACCACTTTAAGACTTTGTTTTTGGGCATCCTCTCAAGATTAGCTTGGCTGATTATAAAATCTAATTGGCCCAAATAGAAGTTTGTGGACCCTGACTACTGGGCTTATGATGAGTGTACCAATTTAATTTCCACTTTATCCAAATTCCCGAATATTCTAAGTTTCTCGCATAACTTTAATTATACTTTACAGTATATAGGGACGTTGCTACGCTTTATAAATAGCATGTCGTTTCagctttcaaaaataaatattgtccTTTATAATGAAAAAGACGTATTTGTTTTCTACGCTTGAGACTATTAAATTAAGAATTCATTATCATTAGCCAATTGGTTGTCTGATTATCCAACTCTATTAATTACTAACGATTACTCCAAGCAGCCGCATGGATTCCTTTTTTAACTGTTATTATTactctttatttatctttcaactTTAAcccactttttttttatattttctttatatatctATTTCATTGTCAATGAACATATTCATTTAACCAATATAAACTATTGTTAAGTGTTAAACAAACTCGTTACCCTTTTAATGATTTCAAatctaaaatatcaaaaaaaagtattaggtcattattatttttatttaagtctattaattaatgtatcatttttatattaaaaatattggtACTCTAGCATTCTCCCAATTGAAACTTGAAGTTGAAAGTGACAATGGAAAGGACAATGAGCCGTAGAAAAAGGCATAGAGctataaaagaaaattggaaACAAGAATGATATCCTAATACTATGTTTGGTTTAaggaaaaataagagaaaaaaaaagaatttggatatcaaaaaaaataattgtgtgggtctcaccaaaaaaaaattattcattacaagcaagaaaataaaaaaatattattttttgtgtatttacAAGATTACCCATAGTTATGTNNNNNNNNNNNNNNNNNNNNNNNNtattatagtttttttatttttactttcttttttcattcaaacaaaaaaaaattctctctaatttcttttcatccaaataatatacaaataactttatttttttttcctttcatttttttattttctttttttgttattttttttctatatccAACAAAGTGTAAAAGGCGGGCAACATGCATTGAACTTAGCAACGTgacattaatttaaatttaatataggCAAGTTGGACATGGTGTGCCCAACCCCAAAACAACAAATTTTACAATTTGCAAGAGCATTGAACAAATGAAATTTCCCACTTAGACGAGATAGTCTTCTTGACATTTAACTAAACCACATTTGAGTGTGTTTGGGAGATTGTCAAATGTCAAATGATTCTATGTCGTAGGCACTAAATTTTAAGTTGATTGGTGCTTCAGGATTTGAGCTCCAGAAAGTGCTCCACTCTTGAAGAGAAAACAAATCAAGGGTAATCTAAGAGATATTTTGTATAGACACAAATCATATTTAGATATATTAACTTTTTGTCGGCACATAAAATTTCATCAtatctcctttttctttttattcttttcccTGTGGATACACTATATAGTATAGTCATTGTTGCTGAATTTTCAACCGTAAAAATTGAAGACCATTTTCCAATACGatcaaagagaaaaaaaaaattgggtaTTTTCTTCTAGTTGAAAATGCacaaactttttaattttaatacggAGAGAAGGTTAGTgtataacaaaattataaagGTATCTGGTGTTTTACCAGGATATGAAGACTGCACAAGATAAATCGGACCGTCTGATTAGAGGTACTGAAAATTTTGGGTCTGATTTGTGTATTGGCAGAAAATCTTGAGTTCGATTTGTGTACTAACAGAAAATTCTAGGTCCAATTTGTGTACTGGCAGAAAATTCTGAGTCCGACTTCAGTATCCACGAAATTCTGCTccacacaaatcggaccgtctaATTTGTGTCCCTCTCTCTCTACAatgaaatcggacggtccgatttcttcccaataaaacaaaaaattaaaaaccgtCACAAACGTGTATATTTCTCCAATACTCCATAACTCAGCATAATTCACATGTCAATCTCATATCAAAAAAATTACCCAAAATGCACAGAACAATACTACTATATGACTGCACCGCGCTAGACTTATCAAACgcttatttaaaatgaaagattTGAGTATTATACCAAACAGTGAACTCAAATTTTGTGTTTGATTACGTTCCATTATTTTCAGAAAATAGGAATCGTCttaataaagaaattatttgttttgtttcttttatgtttggatagacatgaaatcatttaaaataaacaaaataaattagtttgtactctagaaaatatatttttcaatataaaaatGTTTGAGGATAAAATAAATTGCCTTTTATATTTTGTTcaagataaaattattttatatcttaacatgattttttaaatatcttaatgaaaatattaatttaaaaatatattttaaagaaatTCATTTCAATTAACTCTTTTCaaaggaattttattttataatctaACATTTAATTCTAACTAAGTTTAGAGATAAGATCATATATTTGATAAGATCAAgcctaaatttaaataaattctatTCGAATTCTCTCAAAATTCTTCTtccaaattaataaaaaaatatatcctaaatatatattatttaactctAATTCTTATATTTGACTAATATTAATTTAAgcgtcaaaattttttataactaatttaaGTATTTCTATATTTATGTGATCACTGCTGATTAAAAAAcaatcattttcttcttttaaattaatccaACTAAAAATTCAgataattttttcttaaacacttatttaaatagataagtAAATTTAACCATTCGATcaatttaaattgttgctttTCTGATATGATAGTATAgataatgattttgatttttgaaaagtttttggtTGGTACACATGAAAATTCAGGTGTAGTCggcttcatgtgaagttgatagatgagagccgttagatgaaaatttagtcaaatcagtcaaatcatttaacgattctcaattatcaatttcacgtgaatttgactgcacctgagttcCATCATGGATATATTATATACCAACCAAATGGGTATAATTATTATCCACAAAGGATACTTGAATTAATCACTCAACAATAAcgtttgaattaatataaacaCCGAATATTCAATTCTAGCTTTGGTCTAACTAAGAACTTGAAAATATAATCCTCCTCTTGCAAACATTTATAAACGAATGAAAGGATTCGTGTTCCCATGTGATTTGAAAATACTTACTATATACTCATcataataatcaaaatttaaataatcaagCATGATGTAGCCTGAGACAAAGACTCAGATCTGATCCACAGATCACAAATCTTGTTGACTATTGTTTTCAAATATTActgcatttttaatttaaactattattaattagtttatttcttTCAAATTTACAGAGCAGACAAGCAAGTAAACCATTATGTTctattattttccttttctaaATTTCAGGATTTTATGATATAGTTTATTTGGACGAGCTTTATTATTacaaaaactattttgaaattATGATTATTTGtgaaactttttttaaaatttttttactttttaattaaaaaatatatttgaacaTATTTTTCTAATACTTTTGTTGGGAAAACAAACGCAAAAACACACTTGTAAACAATAGAGATGTATATGGCCCAAGCCGGtccataaataaaagagaagtatcataaaaatgatataaaaaaaagaattaacagTGAAGAGAAAAATGACAGATAAAAAATACTCACATTCTTTAACATCTTTTTTTATGGATGCTCATTTTTTATAACTAACTTCCAATTTCATTTCTCCTTCCCTTATTTTTTGGTGGTTGGTTGTTATGAGTATTCTCCTTCATATAATTGTTTGTTTTAGCCTattgttctctttgtttatatatatcattaaattaatcattatatatttatataaaaatacaaatattattttaaatatttttaatatatattttatattttaattatattttatatggataGTTGATCTGatgattattttttacatatacaagttatgattatttttaaataattaaaaagacaagttaatataaaaaaggaATTAATAACCATCTTCTGACATAAAAATATTCAGTCTCgttcttaaaaattcaaataaaacaataattttttaatatgatattaaaaaaaaagtttaggaagaagtaattttattaaattctgatcagcatttatcaataaaaaaatgagttaTTAGATGAAATTTTAcactattaaaattattattaatagttaTTTGATggttacaaatcacaaaaattatcTCTAACACTAATATAAAGGGGTGTGtcatgtgtgtatatatatagtaagCATGTATATGCATGTTATTTTACTTATTAGTACCACTAATAAGCAATTTGTATAATTATAgatgttattatatataatgagtATGAATTAACATGTCCCTTTTATTTTGTCAAATAATAAGAAACTATTAtggttgaattttaaaatttcaggTGGCTAATAATTCGTGTTCTGCTGTATGTAATTATAGACAATCAATACGGGAACTTCTTcttctagaaaaaaaaatatatatatatatatatataacaaaataattatagataaaaaaatagaaattagaaCAACGAAAGTTCTTCACGTTAAGTGGTTAACCATTGCATCTCATCTTATAATACGTGGAAGCATAAGACAAAGTGATACTTAGGAGAGACTTGCCGCCCAATAATTGAATTTTCGAACACATATGACTCAATAGATTTCCAAAATTAATCAAACTTCTACGTAACAAATTAAAGATTCATTTGGGGCATGCACCACTTCCATTAGTGGAGCCAtaattaataatacaaaacCTAGGACTAACTATATATATAGGAGCATATATTATACTATGAATTTagattctctaaattttattttttaccttctaaaataaaatttaaaatttaaaaaatttaaatccttatactatatatattataaattttattttttatcaaaaatataaaGACTCAAATCTNNNNNNNNNNNNNNNNNNNNNNNNNNNNNNNNNNNNNTCTATAACCTCctaaatgaatataaaaaaaatatttcatctgagattttaaattataactcattgatcatatatgtattataattattCAGTTCAAATTTTGAATGATATActgttaatgaaattaaaaaatttcagttcAAATTTCACTCCTCTCtcttgaaaaatattaaaatgaaattttcTTCTCTCTATTtgtaaaatatacatttttcttttttataacaTTTGAAAAACTTTctctttaatctattttaaattttatattaactaatgttaattttattcatttttcaaaaaaaaataaattgtattttacAAAAAGTAttctttaacaaaaattttattttttcgtcattaaattttacttatcaaaatatcctttaataaattattttttattgattaaattatatttttaccaaaatattttttaaaaaattaataattaaattattttttgtaggaTACCCTtcaataacttttttattattaaattataattttaccaaaattgtcgttaataattatttttatattttattatttattttttgatatcaatatatattattttaaaattaaataaaaaaatgNNNNNNNNNNNNNNNNNNNNNNNNNNNNNNNNNNNNNNNNNNNNNNNNNNNNNNNNNNNNNNNNNNNNNNNNNNNNNNNNNNNNNNNNNNNNNNNNNNNNNNNNNNNNNNNNNNNNNNNNNNNNNNNNNNNNNNNNNNNNNNNNNNNNNNNNNNNNNNNNNNNNNNNNNNNNNNNNNNNNNNNNNNNNNNNNNNNNNNNNNNNNNNNNNNNNNNNNNNNNNNNNNNNNNNNNNNNNNNNNNNNNNNNNNNNNNNNNNNNNNNNNNNNNNNNNNNNNNNNNNNNNNNNNNNNNNNNNNNNNNNNNNNNNNNNNNNNNNNNNNNNNNNNNNNNNNNNNNNNNNNNNNNNNNNNNNNNNNNNNNNNNNNNNNNNNNNNNNNNNNNNNNNNNNNNNNNNNNNNNNNNNNNNNNNNNNNNNNNNNNNNNNNNNNNNNNNNNNNNNNNNNNNNNNNNNNNNNNNNNNNNNNNNNNNNNNNNNNNNNNNNNNNNNNNNNNNNNNNNNNNNNNNNNNNNNNNNNNNNNNNNNNNNNNNNNNNNNNNNNNNNNNNNNNNNNNNNNNNNNNNNNNNNNNNNNNNNNNNNNNNNNNNNNNNNNNNNNNNNNNNNNNNNNNNNNNNNNNNNNNNNNNNNNNNNNNNNNNNNNNNNNNNNNNNNNNNNNNNNNNNNNNNNNNNNNNNNNNNNNNNNNNNNNNNNNNNNNNNNNNNNNNNNNNNNNNNNNNNNNNNNNNNNNNNNNNNNNNNNNNNNNNNNNNNNNNNNNNNNNNNNNNNNNNNNNNNNNNNNNNNNNNNNNNNNNNNNNNNNNNNNNNNNNNNNNNNNNNNNNNNNNNNNNNNNNNNNNNNNNNNNNNNNNNNNNNNNNNNNNNNNNNNNNNNNNNNNNNNNNNNNNNNNNNNNNNNNNNNNNNNNNNNNNNNNNNNNNNNNNNNNNNNNNNNNNNTTTTACAGAATTGGTGTTAGGAATAATTAGGAATAAGGATAAGTCGATATGATGTTCAAAGATATTccgaaattaaattaaattctaaaaatgtGATGGATGACCAACTTTTGGTAATGTTAAAGTTGGAGCCATTTGGCATGGCCGCCACACAATGTTATCGTCGATTCATGGACACGGACGGTCGGCGGAGGAAGGTGGCTGGTGCATATTTGTGATCGGAGGAAGCTTCCAGAATTGAATTTTTTGAACTCATGCATGCAATTGCGGCGGCACCGTCATATTATTCCTCATTCATGCTTTACCTTTTCACTATCTAGAATCTTAAAATGAATAAtacaaactatatatataataaagaataatataTATGGAACCTATGTAAAAGCTATTATACCATacgataaaatatataattattattagataAGTTTTTGTTTTGAGagatgttaaaataatatttttttatttataaaaaaatatttataccaatttatttttaaaattaataattaaatttttttttctaagatacatttcaataattttttaattactaaattatgattttaccaaattttttgttaacaattatggttatattttaatattaattttttcaatatcaatatatattgttttaatgttaaataaaaaaattttggtaaaattatcttctgatatcaatatatattaattattatacatattaatagtgataatatttttttatttaatgttaaaataatatatattgatatcaaaaaattaataataagatataaaaataattattaaaaaaattttagtagaatcacaatttaataattaaaaaattattaaagggtatcttaaaaaaaataatttaattattaattttaaaaaatattttagtaaaaatataatttaatcaataaaaaaataatttattaaaagatattttagtaagtaaaattaatgaaaaaaataaaatttttattaaaggatatttttataaaaaaaactatttttcttaaaaaatagataaattaaagttaacattagttaacataaaaaaattaaaatggattaaagaagatattttttaaaaattataaaaaaatatatattttacaaatagagaaaaaaaaagtattgatTTAGCATGTCTAAAAAAAAGTGGAATTTTCtcttattattaattaacatctATCCACCGATTGATTAATCGAAgctttaatctttttttattgtaatcCTGTGCACTATAGGAATAACAATagaaatcaataatatcatgtcatctacttaaaaaaaaatagtaaaaaacataagaaaaatttcatagaaatccaaattataaattattattatttttgtaggaagtaaaattcattaactcttttggaatatataataatttaaatgtggaatttaaattcttaaaaacaaaaaaagaaagtttTATAAAATGTTAAAGATAGCCATAAAGATTAATaactttattataaatataagacTCGTCAAATGTTTcaaaagtaaattattttttgggtTTAGTTAATGTGCATTAAGGACACatattaaaattactaattaaaaaattattataaaaaatataaaaaaatttaatgtaaatattgtgcatttattaaaataaaatatttaaaattttttaattaataataattttaacttgtGTCTTTTCGATATATAttagctaaatttttttttttaataaaatatttttaaaatgaaaaacacTTTGAAACATATGTTCTTCATGGAATCTCacatcatattttatttttgttaaagtatTGACATCCCATCCCATATTTAGAAAAACATAGGATCATATTCATATCACAAGcctttaatatttgaattattttatggGATTTGAGAAGAAAAAAGGCAAGGTGATTTCGGTGACAAACTTGGAGTGGCCAAAGGGTCATAGCGAAGTATCAATTATTCATGCAATGATATGGTTTCAATTCAATGCACGGAAACCCTTTCACCCACTTATATCCATCCATCTCATAATCTAAATCCATTATCTTTACAAACTCTcccaaaataatgcaaggatattttagtctttttgtGCCACGCGGCCAGCCACGCAGGCGATGCTCTGTGATTCCAATCATTCAAGTAAGAGAATCAATCAGCGGCTTGCATCACACAATGACACGTGGACCATTTGGGACTGGCCACGTGTGTATCTGTTGTTTTCATTTCTGATTCTATTTTGAAATTCCTCTAAGCTTCCTGCTAATCAATAACCAGCAGCTATCTCATTTTGTCTcatagaaaataattcaattaatttttaataaaaataataaaatatatatgttcATTAACCATATTTAATTTGAAGCTAGTTTTGACAAATATTACACATATCCAGcctagtattaaaaaaataataaaaacacttGGTTAATCTTTATTTGATGATATTTAATTGACATTTTGTTCATGcgtaaaaaatacaaaatttaaaaaataaaaatacttagttaatttttatttaatgatatttaattaaaatcttGCCCATGCgtaaaaaagacaaaattttaa encodes the following:
- the LOC107467788 gene encoding LOW QUALITY PROTEIN: uncharacterized protein LOC107467788 (The sequence of the model RefSeq protein was modified relative to this genomic sequence to represent the inferred CDS: substituted 2 bases at 2 genomic stop codons), whose translation is MNAADDDGNHEFVIDECDILDEVSIDDEDLPDAYDDQYSDSEHSVDVEDSVHTFIRHNEELYSAACRPSDSTEHKIRELYSAACSPSDATLVATGGQDDRGFLWNIGNEVWYSELKGHKDSVSSLAFSHDGQFLASGCLGGIVQVWDVLGNLKGTLEGPRGGIEWLRWHPRGHILLAGSEDSTVWMWNAERAAFANMFVGHGASVTCGDFTPDGKIICTGSEDATLRISSLQRASLAFIFTXPCKLXFTGHPYHAEGLTCLSISSSSTLALTGSGANPDSSSKYGSGSAHIVNISTGKVINTPISHSGSIECVGFSPSDSWAAIGGLDKKLVIWDVEHSLSRSTCNHEGGVTCLAWLDASNLATGCSDGNVRLWDSRSGECTTTFRGHSNAIYALCVSADNKYLVSASYDGTARVFELGS